One window from the genome of Equus quagga isolate Etosha38 chromosome 6, UCLA_HA_Equagga_1.0, whole genome shotgun sequence encodes:
- the LOC124240666 gene encoding tigger transposable element-derived protein 1-like has protein sequence MVYWCHNFHIFVLFVGDFTVSMAPKRSAKTLSGVPKRKKAVMCLTEKIRVLDKLRSGLSYSAVGREFNVNESTIRYIQKKEQEIRQSVREAAPESAKVTSIVRDAAMEKMEKQLTLWIHEMTTNERSVVDSVVVRLKAKEIYGHVTQGQENVKPFSASAGWLARFKRRYHMKNVKLAGKAGSADREAAEEFKKYLLSIIHEKGYMEEQVFNADETGLFYKNVGKRTYVMRMASKAPGFKSFQDHATLLLCANAKGDFKCKPLMVHRAQNPRALRGKNLNRMPVHWRWNKKAWMASGIFWDWFHNCFIPEAERYLHSKNLAFRVLLILDDAPVHCHEELENAHPDVEVLFMPPNTASLIQPLSQGIIKAFKAHYTRELYSKAFEALDANEEATMMDYWRSVTIRNVIDYIGTSWDSIKQATINNCWGNVWPDCVKNFEGFEGVTKNIKNTVENIMHIAQQISGEGFDDMKEGDVEEILAEMAVEPTNKDLDEMAKHGIGVSDDEDTDESQPTTPRIVPLTAAKIAEWNSALEKIFNDMEECDPMLERSLTFKRLTSNAFVPYAETLKDLKRKAKQTRLKQFFKPVWEGKLLTPPSCESQTPEVELPDLAPHLH, from the coding sequence ATGGTCTACTGGTGCcacaattttcacatttttgtgctttttgttggtgatttcactgtttcaATGGCTCCCAAGCGTAGTGCTAAAACACTGTCTGGTGTTCCTAAGCGCAAGAAGGCTGTaatgtgccttacagagaaaatacgtgtgttagataagcttcgtTCAGGcctgagttatagtgctgttggccgtgaattcaatgttaatgaatcaacaatacgGTACATCCAGAAAAAGGAACAAGAGATTCGCCAATCTGTACGTGAGGCCGCTCCGGAAAGTGCTAAAGTGACATCTATTGTGCGTGACGCAGCtatggaaaagatggaaaagcaGCTAACTTTGTGGATTCATGAGATGACAACCAATGAAAGGAGTGTAGTGGACAGCGTTGTTGTGAGgctgaaagccaaagaaatttATGGTCATGTTACTCAGGGACAAGAAAATGTTAAACCCTTCTCAGCTAGTGCAGGCTGGCTCGCACGTTTCAAAAGGCGATACCAcatgaaaaatgttaaacttgCAGGCAAGGCAGGCTCTGCAGATCGGGAGGCtgcagaagaatttaaaaaatacctactAAGCATTATACACGAAAAGGGTTATATGGAGGAGCAGGTTTTCAATGCTGACGAGACAGGCTTGTTTTACAAGAATGTTGGCAAACGAACCTATGTAATGCGAATGGCCTCCAAAGCTCCCGGCTTTAAATCATTCCAAGACCATGCAACCTTGTTATTATGTGCCAATGCCAAGGGCGACTTTAAGTGCAAACCCCTAATGGTACACAGAGCACAAAACCCACGAGCACTTAGAGGGAAAAACCTGAACCGGATGCCAGTCCATTGGAGGTGGAACAAAAAAGCATGGATGGCATCTGGAATATTCTGGGATTGGTTCCACAACTGCTTCATCCCAGAAGCTGAACGCTATCTCCATAGCAAAAATCTTGCCTTCAGGGTTTTATTAATTTTGGATGATGCCCCAGTTCATTGCCATGAAGAACTCGAAAATGCCCACCCTGACGTAGAAGTTCTCTTCATGCCCCCAAACACCGCATCTCTAATCCAGCCCCTCAGTCAGGGGATAATAAAAGCTTTCAAGGCACACTACACCAGGGAGCTTTACAGCAAGGCTTTCGAGGCTCTCGACGCAAACGAGGAAGCCACCATGATGGACTACTGGAGGTCAGTCACTATTCGAAATGTTATTGATTATATTGGCACATCCTGGGACAGCATCAAACAGGCTACTATCAATAACTGTTGGGGAAATGTTTGGCCGGACTGCGTGAAAAATTTCGAAGGCTTTGAAGGTgttacaaaaaatataaagaacactgTGGAAAACATAATGCATATTGCACAGCAAATAAGTGGAGAAGGTTTTGACGACATGAAAGAAGGAGATGTGGAGGAAATTTTGGCAGAAATGGCAGTAGAACCCACCAACAAAGACCTGGATGAGATGGCAAAACATGGCATTGGTGTCAGTGATGATGAGGACACTGATGAAAGTCAGCCTACGACTCCAAGAATTGTCCCTCTCACAGCAGCGAAGATAGCAGAATGGAATTCTGCCTTGGAAAAAATTTTCAATGACATGGAAGAGTGTGATCCTATGCTGGAACGCAGCCTCACATTTAAGCGCCTGACCTCCAACGCGTTCGTCCCTTATGCCGAGACGCttaaagatttaaagagaaaagccAAGCAGACAAGGCTGAAACAATTTTTCAAGCCAGTTTGGGAGGGAAAGTTGCTGACACCACCAAGTTGTGAAAGCCAAACTCCTGAGGTAGAACTGCCAGATCTCGCACCCCACCTTCATTGA